One segment of Salvia splendens isolate huo1 chromosome 20, SspV2, whole genome shotgun sequence DNA contains the following:
- the LOC121781699 gene encoding uncharacterized protein LOC121781699, translating into MVSLFSQRGVQWQVPTVEELKGWIFKDVMKEMKERLNEVRRSWAETGCSILLDGWTDANGRTLVNVLVDCPKSTVYLFLADITDCVGNMDAMQIFLVKVLAEVGIPNVVQIITYSSSDFMKEAGRQLMERYRPVFWTVSASHCIELMLEKLCRVDLINKTLEKAKIITRFVHSHSIALKYLQDQTKGSGLIDTSMIRSIRPFLILENIEKKKETLNTMFSPSHSQSSILISTMEGRRAAELVGDHSFWNEASTILKGTMPLVRVIEWMNKSGKDHMGLIYETIDQAKETIKDCFKNKSAYSLFWKTIDYVWNESLYSPVHSAGYYLNPNLLYSSNGLIDPELIGLLPRWSITVTELPKVPWLPESLKSKDRTFLLFQLSRSLAETLLFKGRNLDEQKWLRDMVFLRYTMQLQNFVPGNVVSNEPGLVDDWLADRNNVP; encoded by the exons ATGgtctctcttttctctcaaaGGGGGGTGCAGTGGCAAGTTCCTACTGTTGAGGAGTTAAAAGGGTGGATATTCAAAGATGTGATGAAAGAAATGAAGGAACGCTTGAATGAGGTTAGAAGGTCGTGGGCTGAAACTGGTTGCAGCATCTTGCTGGATGGATGGACGGATGCTAATGGCCGGACTTTAGTGAATGTTTTGGTGGATTGCCCAAAAAGTACTGTGTATCTTTTCTTGGCTGACATAACTGACTGTGTTGGGAACATGGATGCTATGCAGATCTTCTTGGTGAAGGTCCTGGCGGAGGTTGGAATCCCGAACGTTGTACAGATCATCACATACTCGAGCTCGGACTTCATGAAGGAGGCTGGTAGGCAGCTCATGGAGAGATACCGGCCAGTCTTTTGGACAGTGAGTGCTTCCCACTGCATTGAGCTTATGTTGGAGAAATTGTGCAGGGTGGATCTCATCAACAAGACGTTGGAGAAGGCGAAGATCATCACAAGATTTGTCCACAGCCACTCAATTGCTCTCAAGTATCTGCAAGACCAGACGAAAGGGAGCGGCCTGATTGATACTTCGATGATAAGGTCGATAAGGCCCTTCCTAATCCTCGAGAATATAGAGAAAAAGAAGGAGACTTTGAACACAATGTTCTCCCCCTCTCATTCTCAAAGCTCGATTTTGATATCAACCATGGAGGGGCGAAGAGCGGCTGAGTTGGTGGGGGATCATTCATTCTGGAATGAGGCCTCAACTATTCTCAAAGGCACCATGCCTCTAGTCCGCGTGATAGAATGGATGAACAAGAGTGGCAAGGATCACATGGGGCTTATATACGAGACAATTGATCAGGCCAAGGAAACCATTAAGGACTGCTTCAAGAATAAGTCTGCCTACTCGCTGTTCTGGAAGACAATTGATTATGTTTGGAATGAGTCCCTCTACAGCCCTGTCCACTCCGCTGGCTACTACTTGAACCCGAATCTTTTATACTCGAGCAACGGGCTTATCGACCCTGAATT GATCGGATTACTGCCCAGATGGAGCATTACAGTCACAGAGTTGCCAAAGGTGCCATGGCTGCCGGAGTCCCTGAAGAGCAAAGATCGAACGTTTCTTCTG TTTCAGCTCAGTAGAAGCTTAGCCGAGACACTTCTCTTCAAGGGAAGGAATTTAGATGAGCAGAAGTGGCTGAGGGATATGGTTTTCCTAAGGTACACCATGCAGCTACAGAATTTTGTACCTGGAAACGTTGTTTCCAACGAGCCTGGACTAGTCGATGACTGGCTCGCGGATAGGAACAACGTTCCTTGA